The Vagococcus penaei genome includes the window AGTTTTTTTTGTTTTAAAAAACGCATGAGAATTTGTGAAAAAATTATAAAAATGATTGAGTTTTTTTATAATATAAGCTACAATTTAACTATATTGTTACGTAATTAACAAAGGTAAAGGAGCAGACTTATGAAAAAGAAAGTGTTACAGTCATTGACAGTTGGGTCAGCAATTATTTTTATGTTAGCAGGTTGTGGAGGAAACAAAACGGAAACAAAAGAGTCTACGAAAAAAGAAACTAAAACAGAAGCTTCTAGTACAGATGTAGCAACAGGAGCGTCGGCACAAGCCTATACAGATCCAAAAGATTTACAAGATAAGTACGATATTGTGATTATTGGTGCTGGTGGTGCTGGAATGTCTGCAGCGATTCAAGCCAAAGATGCTGGAAAAAATCCAGTTATTTTAGAAAAAATGCCGGTTGCTGGTGGAAATACTCTGAAATCTTCTAGTGGAATGAACGCATCTGAAACAAAATTCCAAAAAGAATCTGGTATCAGTGATAGCAATGATAAATTTTACGAAGAAACACTAAAAGGTGGACATGATAAAAATGATAAGGAATTATTACGTTACTACGTTGATAACTCAGCTTCAGCAATTGATTGGCTAGACTCAATGGGAATTCGTTTAAATAATTTAACGATCACTGGTGGAATGAGTGAAAAAAGAACACATCGTCCAGAAGACGGATCAGCTGTTGGTGAATACTTAGTTCACGGCTTATTGAAAAATGTAACGGAACTTAATATTCCCATTTTTGTGAATGCAGATGTAACTGAAATTAAAGAAAAAGATGGTAAAATTTCAGGTGTTAAAGTTGATATGAAAGAAACTAAAGAGAAAAAGGAAATTAGCAGTCAAGCAGTTGTTGTAGCAACTGGTGGTTACGGGGCTAACCCTGAGATGATTAAAGCTGAGAAACCTGAACTTGATGGTTATGTAACAACAAATCAAGAGGGTAGTACAGGTGACGGTATTAAGATGATTGAAAAACTTGGTGGACAAGTTGTTGACATGAATCAAATTCAAATTCATCCAACTGTTCAACAAGATACTGGTATTTTAATTGGTGAAGCAGTCCGTGGAGAAGGTGGTATTTTGGTCTCTGAAGATGGTACACGATTTATTAATGAATTAGACACTCGTGATAAAGTATCTGCTGCTATTAATCAATTAAAAGGCAAAGCTGCTTACTTAGTTTTTGATAGTGGTGTGCGTGAACGCGTAAAAGCAATTGATTTTTACGATAAACAAGGGTTTGTGAAAAAAGGTGAAACTGTGGCTGATTTAGCTAAAGAAATCGGTGTGAAGGAAGACGCTCTTGATAAAACGGTTACTGATTGGAATCAAGCTGTCGCAGATAAAAAAGATGCTCAGTTTGAACGTAAAACAGGCATGGATAAACCGTTAGACAAAGGTCCATACTATGCAATTAAAATTGCACCTGGTATTCACTATACAATGGGTGGGGTTAAGATTAATGCAAAAACTGAGGTCTTAACTAAAGACAACAAAGCTATTCCAGGTTTATACGCTGCTGGTGAAGTAACTGGTGGACTTCATGGTACTAACCGTATTGGTGGTAACTCAGTTGGTGATATCATTGTCTTCGGTCGTCAAGCAGGTGACCAATCAGCACAATACATTAAATAATTGATTAGTTAAACTTGTTTATTAGTCTAAGCTAATAAACAAGTTTTTTAATTTGTAATTGCAAAAATTCGTTGCTTGTAGTATAAGTTAGGTAAGAATTAAAAGGAGGTGGGAAAATGGCAGATATGAATGATGTAGCAAGACTTGCTGGTGTCTCAAGAGGTACTGTATCCAATTATATTAATGGGGTAAAAGTCAAGGAAAGTACCCGTGTGAAAGTGGAAGCGGCAATTAAAGAGTTAGATTATGTTCCAAATATGGCTGGACGCTTTTTGAAAACACAAAAAAGTGATATTGTGGTATTTATTTTACCAACAATTTGGAATCCATTTTTTTCAGAATTAGCCTTCTATTTGGAAAAAAATTACGTAATCATCAGTTAAAAATGATTTTATGCAATTCTGAAGATGACTATAAGCAAGAATTGGACTATATTACAATGGCAAAAGAGCAAAAAGTTAAGGGGATTATAACTATTTCATATAGTGATATTTCACCTTACGTGACTTCAGATATTCCAATTGTATCAATTGAACGTTATTTTAATGATAAAGTACCTTTTGTGACTAGTGATAATTTTGCAGGTGGTGAACTTGCTGCCGAGGAATTAACTCGCTTAGGTGCTAAACGATTATTAATGGTGGGACGCGATATTGAAAATAATTTAGGTGTTATGGAACGCCTAAATGGTTTCAAAAGTTACTGCTTGCGACATCATCTAAACTTTGAGATGTTTGTAAAACGCAGTACCTCTGCCGAGTTTAAAGAACAATTAATGTCTGAAATTCAGCAGCTATATAAAAATGGGGTTACATTTGATGGTATTTTTGCCGCAACAGACCGCTATGCTCAGTATTGCTTAAATGTGTTAAATGATCTTCAGCTTACTATTCCTCGTGATGTCCAGTTAGTTGGATTTGATGGTGCTAAAAATTTTAAAAACGAAGAAACTATCATTTCATCGATTCGTCAACCAGTTGAAGAAATTGCCAATCTAGCTGTTGAAGAATTATTACAATTAGAAAAAACACGTCATCAGGTGCAACGTAAGCATATTTTACCTGTAACGTTCATTGTGGGTAAAACAACAAAAAAATAGTATAAAGTACTTGAAAAAATAAAACGTTCCATTTATAATAAAAGATGTAAAGTGAACGTTTTATTTTTTTAAACTATTATTGGAACGTTCCAAAAACGAAAAAATCATAAAGAAAAGGTGAGCATAATGGATTATAATCGTATTGCAAAAGAAGTCATTGCTGCCATTGGTGGCAATGATAATATAGAGAATGCTGCGCACTGTGTGACCCGTTTACGTTTAGTTTTAAAAGATGAGAAAGCATATGATAAAGAAACGTTAGAAGGTATTGAAGGAGCTAAAGGCGTCTTTTTCAATAGTGGACAGCTCCAAATTATTTTTGGACCAGGAACTGTTGAAAAAGTTTTTGCGGCCTTCCAAGAAGAAGCTGGGATCAAAGAGGCTTCTTTACAAGATGTCAAAAAAGCTGGTACAGGCAAACAAAATAAAATGCAACAAGCATTTAAAATCTTCTCTGATATTTTTGTCCCTATTATTCCGGCTTTTGTTGGCGCAGCAATGATTTTAGGTTTACGGTCTTTACTAACAATACAATTTGGATTTTTAGGTGGCTCGATGGCTGAAAATTGGCTTTGGGCACAGGATTTGTCACGTTTCTTTGAAGTTATTGCAACGACATTTGCCTACTTACCAGTACTCGTTATGTATTCAGCTGTTAAACGTTTTGGTGGAAATCCTGTTTTAGGTTTAGTAGTTGGTTTTGTCATGGTTACACCACAACTGATGGATCGAACGGTTTATTTAACCGGTAACTATCAGCAACTGGATATGTGGCACTTTTTCGGTTTTAATATCCCGCAAGTGGCTTATCAAGGGGGTGTTTTTCCAGCTATTCTGACAGTATGGTTTTTAGCTAAAGTAGAACAATTTACAAAGAAAAAATCACCACAAACGCTGAGTTTTATCTTAGTGCCAACTATTACTATTTTGTTATCGGCAATAGCACTCTTTCTAGTGTTTGGACCAATTGGTAATGCGATTGGCGACGATCTTGGTTGGGTAATTGATGTCCTTTATAATCGTGCGGGTGTATTTGGAGCTTTTGTTTTTGCAGCTCTATTGCAACCTTTAACTGTTACAGGAACGCAGCATGCGATTCAAGGAATCGAGGCACAATTAGTCGCAACTACAGGATTTAATTATATTCAACCCTTTTGGTTACTACACTAGAAGAATTAGATGCTGGTTTTGATTAGTATGTGCCACAAGCTTTTTACGGAAAAGATGATGAACCGATTGTTATGGGGTGGTTTGGCTGTGGGGAACCAGTCTATCCTAATGATAATGAATGTTGGAAACATGGTTTAACTGTACCAAATATAATGACTATCCAAAATAATAAATTACGTCGTTATCCTACAAATGACATGTTATCAGCCTTTGAGTTCATTGAAAGAACGATAAGTAATGATTATTTATTGTCATCAAAACACAGTCATCTACGGTTTGAGTTAACACAAACGGAAGAATTTAGTCTTAAAGTTGGTACAGAAGATAACTATTGGGAATTAACGACTGATTGTAGCAACCAGACAATCAGTATAGATCGTAGTCATTTAATTCAGTTAATTGATGAAGAGTATGGTATGACGCGTTCGGTAGCTTATGATCAATTTGGAACAGATCCCATTACAGTAGATATTTTTCTAGACAACAGTTTTGTTGAAGTTTACTTGAATCAAGGTGAAGTTGTCTTTAGTTTTAGAGTGTTTATCGCTAGCGACGAACAACGTGCAATTTTCTCTCAAGCAAAACAGATTGAATATAGCCTCTATCAAGAAAAAATACAGTAGTATTTTTTCTTCAGATTGAAGACAAACCAGTTGCTCATAAAGGGTAATTGGTTTGTTTTTTTGTATCTTATCATTATTTTTGATAAAATTCCCAAAATAGATAAAAAAATAGAGCCCTTCAGGTCTCTTAATTTAAGCATTTTTGCTAATTTTTTAATGTTAAGGCATGCGAAAGTGAGCCCAATTTTCATGTGCATTTTTTCTTTCCCAATTAAATTAGTGTAACGTAAGCCATGAAATTCTTTTGCCGTTCCAAATAATCGCTCAATTGTTTGTTTTCGATTATTATATATAGCTTTCATTCCAAGGGAATGACGTATGTCTTCACAACGTTCCATATCATTTTCCCATAAATGTCGTTGAATTAATTTCCTCTTTTCTTTTGACTCAGTACAATAGGCAATCAAAGGGCATTGACTACAATCAGACGTATTACTTTTGTATTCACGATATCCGTCTCTGTTAGTTGTTGTATAGCTTAAAATTTTCACATTAGGGCAGATATATTGATCGTAGTATTCATCGTAAACATAATCATGTTTTTTATAAAATCCTTTTTTGGTCATAGGTCTTTTATATGGAAAAATAGGTGTTAAATTATTTTGAAATAATAAATGGGCTATACCAGGTGTTTTGTATCCAGCGTCCATTACTAATTTATCTAAGGTAAAGTGACTTTGTAATTTATTATAGATATCGATGAATGTCCGACTATCATGTTGATTACCAGGATGAGTTGTATATCCTAAAACCCAACCATTCTTGTCACATGCTACTTGTGCAGCATAAGCAAAAACCTGTTTATGCTCTCCTTTATGGAACCAACCACTCTCATCATCTGTTTTACTAATTTTTTTATGTTTTACCTGATTTTCACTTTCCTCTCTTCTTTTTAAGGGCTTTTTTAATCTTTTTTCTCTATCTATTTCAACTTCTTTTTGTAGTGATTCCACATAAAAAAGAGTTTCTTCAGTAACTTCGTTACTTTCATATTTTTTATTATTTGCATGTGCTTTTATATGAGTACCATCAATAAATACTTCAGAAGTATCCACTAATTCAGCTTCAATACACTGTTCTAATATGCCGTAAAATATTTGTTCAAAGATATCTGTACCACGAAATCTTCTAGAATAATTTTTGCCAAAGGTTGAGAAGTGAGGAACAGCATCTTCGATATCCAAACCTAAAAACCAGCGATAAGCCATGTTAACCTCAACATCTTTAATAGTTTGTCTCATACTTTTTATACCATAAAGATACTGAATCAACGGAAGTTTAATTAATAGAACCGGATCTATACTAGGGCGGCCATTTGATTCATCGTATTTATCTTCAACTAACTTATAAATAAAATTAAAATCTACATATTTATCAATATCTCTTAATAGATGTTCCTTGGGAACTAAATCTTCTAGAGAATAAAAACCAATTTGATTACGTTTGCTCATATCTTGTTTTTTTAGCATGGAAGCAACTCCTTTTCTCTATTTTACCAAGAAAAAAAGACAAAGTATCAAATTTTTGATACTTTGTCTACAGTCTGAAGAAAAAATACAGTAGTATTTTTTCTTTTTTTGTGTACTAGTGTATTACTTTTTGATACACTGAAGGTACTCTGTTAGATAAAGGGACCTATTAAGGAGGAGTCACGTGAAAAAGCGAATTGATCGAGTCTATGAATTAGTGAAATCACACACGGATTTTTTAGATGCAGATACGTTAACGGCGGCGTCTGGTCTAACAACACAAGATGTAGCAACTGCACTAAATATTCAGCGTAGTAATGCTAGTAAAGATTTAAATGCTTTAGTTAAAGAAGGCGTACTTGATAAATTTGATGGAAGGCCAGTCCGTTATGTTTGTAAGTCAGTTTTTCGACACAAACCGTTGACCAAACATGTCGAGAGTTATTTAGAAAAGCCTAGAGAAGCAAAAAAACGTGCGATAGCACAAGTAGATTATCCAACGGAAGCAAGTGATATTTTTCAGCGAATTGTTGGTGCCAATGGTAGTATGCGGAATCCAGTTGAGCAAGCAAAAGCATCGATTTTATATCCACCAAAAGGATTAAATTGTTTAATCGTTGGGCCGACTGGCTCTGGAAAAACATATTTTGCGCACACGATGTTTCAATTTGCCAAACAATGTCAGGTCGTGGCAGAAAATAAAGAGATGGTTGTATTTAATTGTGCAGATTATGCGAGTAACCCAGAGTTGTTAATGAGTCATTTATTTGGACATGCTAAAGGTGCATTTACAGGAGCATCAGAAGAAAAAGACGGTTTGTTAACTTTGGCGAATAATAGTTTTCTTTTTTTGGACGAAGTTCATCGTTTACCCCCTGAGGGTCAGGAAATGATTTTTTATTTTATGGATACTGGGCAATATGCTCGTTTAGGAGAAACAACCAAACAACATCAAGCCAATGTTCGAATTATTTGTGCGACCACTGAAGACCCATCGTCGGCCTTATTAAATACGTTTGTCCGTCGTATCCCAATTACCATTCAATTACCTAACTTTGTCAATCGACCGGAAAAAGAAAAAGTTGATCTAGTTCGAGTGATGATGTCGATGGAAGCCAAAAGAATTCAACGCAAAATTGTTTTGACTGATGATGTTATCAAGGCACTCGTTGGTAGTGTTGGTTATGGCAATGTTGGGCAATTAAAATCAAATGTCCAATTAGTAACGGCTCGAGCCTTTTTGAATCATATGGACCAGGATGAATTATTGGTTACTGTCAATGAATTAAATGAATCCATTAAGGAAGGTCTGGCAAAACTTGCTCATAATCGACAAAATATGGCTGAACTTGCCTATTATGTGCCTCAAAAAATGATTATTTCACCTAATGAGTCATACGAAACATTCGAAACTGATGCGTATGAATTACCTTATAATTTATATGATATTATTGGTGACAAAGCAGCTGTTTTAAAAGATGAAGGCTTCAATCAAGAAGCAATTAACCATTTTATTTCGACGGATATTAATGTCCATTTAAAATCATTTTATCGCAATCATGGTTTTAGTTTTGATGCTGATAGTCAGTTGTTAGAAATTATGGATGAAACCGTCATTCGCACGACAAAGCAAATTTTTGAATTTTCTAAGCAGTCACTAAACTATGAGTTTCAAACGAATTTTTTGTATGCGATGGGTTTGCATATTAGTTCATTTATTAATCGGATGCAGTCTGGTAAATATCAAATTACGCAAGACAATGAAAGTATTGAAAAAATGGTCTTACACTATCCTGATGAGCGTGAGGTAGCAGAAGAAATCAAACTAATTATTGAACGCGAACATAGTGTGTCAGTTCCACGAAATGAAGTCAATTATTTGACCGTTCTGTTAGTGTCATTAAAGGAAAATAAATCTGATGGACGGATTGGAATTGTTGTCGCGGCGCATGGTGTTAGTACAGCGTCAAGTATGGTGCAAGTAGTAAAACAGTTATTAAATGTCACGAATTTACGTAGTGTAGATATGCCGCTAGATATGCAACCAAAAGAAGCAAAAGAAAAAATTATTAAGGAAGTTATTGCAGTCAATGAAGGAAGTGGCGTATTATTGCTAGTTGATATGGGATCTTTAGGGACTTTCTCTGAAGATATTGAGAATCAAACGCATATTATGGTTAAAACAGTTGATATGGTAACAACAGCAACGGTTTTAGAAGCTGCTCGTAAAGCCAGCTTAATTGAGACAGATATCAATCAATTACATCAGAGTTTAATTAATTTTCATGGTTATGCAAAACCGAAAGTATCCGTTATCGCTGAAACTAAATTAAGAGATAAAAAAGCAATTATTGCAATTTGTGCTTCGGGTCAAGGAACTGCGCAGCGAATGAAAGATTTATTAGATGACTACCTACAAGCCAGTGTCGCAACAGATATCACGGTATTTCCTATTTCGGTTTTAGATATTAATCAGCAACTAAGTGCTATTCGTCAAGAGTATGAAGTGATTGCAATTACTGGTATTACACAACCAAATATTGATATTCCATTTATTCCAATGGACGTGTTATTTTCACCTGAAGGTAAAAATGCGATTAAACATGTAGTCTCTCAACAATGTACTGAAACATACCCTGAGTTAAATTTATCTGAGGCAAAAGCTGTGTGTTTGGAATTTATGCTAAAAAGTTTTACTTTTATTAATCCTGAGAAATTAATTGACCCCTTATGGCATGTAGCTGATTTAGTCACTTCTGGCTTAAAATTAGTTGAGAAACCAGCTTTTTATACTAATCTGTGTTTGCATCTTGCTGGATCGATTGAGCGAGAATTAAGGAAAGATACACTAACAGCAACTAAGGAAGATATAAGTGTCATGAAACGAGATAATATCTATGACACGGTTGTTTTAGCGCTTAGTTATTTGAGGGATACACTAAAAGTTGAATTTTGTGATAGCGAGGTTTTTTATACTTACCAAATTGTTAAAAATTTCTAAAAAACGATACACACAAAACAATACACTGTACAGTGTATTGTTTTGTGTATTTTTTTTGTTTAAAATAACCGATACAATAGCTTTCTTAAAAGTTGGCACGTAATTTGCATATGTAATGGTGAGGAGTTAAAAAGTCTCAACTTATTTTATGAAAAGGAGGAATTTCAATGGATATTCGCTTAGTTCGGATTGATGACAGATTAATTCATGGTCAAGTTGCTACTGTCTGGACCAAGCATACTAATGTGAATCGGATTTTAGTTGTTAGTGATGAGGTTGCAAAGGATGAACTGCGGAAGTTACTTTTAGTTCAAGCAGCGCCATTAGGTGTAAAAGTTAATGTTATCCCTGTTTATAAATTAATTGAACTGGCTCGAGATGTTCGGATGTTAGCTGATAATTCTAAATTAATGCTATTATTTACTAATCCTGGTGACGTTCGACGTGTGGTTGATGCTGGTATTTTTATTGAAACAATTAATGTAGGTGGTATGAGCTTTCAAACTGGTAAACGTATGATTACTAATGCAATTGCTGTGGATGACAATGACATTAACGATTTTGAGTACTTAGGCCAAAAAAATATCAAGATTGAAATTCGGAAAGTTGTTGCAGATAATTCGATTGATTTATTGAATTTATTGCGCAAAGACAAATTAATAAAATAAGTGACTAATAACACTTAATGCTAATTAGGAGGTAAAAATTATGGTAGGAATCATTTTAGCAAGTCATGGCGAATTCGCTAATGGTATTTTGCAATCAGGCTCAATGATTTTTGGCGAACAAGAAAATGTTCAAGCTGTGACATTGATGCCTAGTGAGGGTCCAGATGATTTAAGAGCGAAGTTAGAAGCGGCAGTACAATCATTTGACGACCAAAATGAGGTATTATTTTTAGTCGATTTATGGGGTGGAACACCATTTAACCAAGCAAATACATTGTTTGAAGAAAATAAAGAAACTTGGGCAATTGTCAGCGGTTTAAATTTACCAATGTTGATTGAAGCTTATGCTTCACGTTTTTCAATGGAATCGGCTCATGAAATTGCTGCACACATTATTGAAACAGCTAAAGACGGTGTTAAAGTTCGTCCGGAAGCATTAGATGTAGTAGCTGAAAAAACAACCAAGCCAGAGATTGATAGTTCATCATTACCAACGGAAGGACAAATGAAAGTTGTTCTAGCCCGCATTGATTCTCGTTTATTACATGGTCAAGTCGCAACAGCCTGGACTAAAACAACTAGTCCAACACGGATTATCGTCGTATCTGATAATGTGGCAAAAGATGATTTACGTAAAACATTAATCACTCAAGCCGCTCCGCCAGGTGTGAAAGCGAATGTTATTCCGATTGCTAAATTAGCAGAAATTTGGAAAGATCCACGTTTTGGTAAAACCAAAGCATTATTACTATTTGAAAATCCAGAAGATGTTGTACGCGCAGTTGATATGGGTGTCGATTTGACAGACATTAATGTTGGTTCAATGGCGCATTCTGAAGGGAAAATCATGGTCAATAACGTTTTATCAGTGAACAAAGAGGACGTTGAAGCCTTTGAATATCTAAAAGAAAAAGGAATCAAGTTTGATGTTAGAAAAGTACCAAGTGATTCATCGAAAAACTTATGGGACTTACTAGCAAAAACTGGGATGACTAAATAAGGAGGAACTATTATGTCAATTATTGCTGTTACATTTGTCGTTTTAATAGCATTTTTAGCCGGTGTTGGAGGAATTTTAGACCAATTTCAATTTCATCAACCAATCGTTGCGTGTACGTTAATTGGTATGGCAACAGGTAATTTAGCAGAAGGTATTATGTTAGGTGGTCAATTACAATTAATCGCTTTAGGGTGGATGAATATTGGGGCTGCTGTAGCACCGGATGCAGCGCTAGCTTCGGTTGCAGCTGCTATTCTTGTTACAATGAAAGGTGCTAGCGTTGACGAAGGGATTGCTTTAGCGATTCCATTAGCTGTTGCTGGTCAAGTATTAACGATTTTCGTTCGTTCAATCACAGTTGGTTTAGCACATGGTGCCGATAAAAAAGCTGAAGAAGGCTCAATTCGTGGCGTAGAAACATTCCATATGATTGCTTTGTTCTTACAAGGAATTCGGATTGCGATTCCAGCAGCTATTATAGTTGCAGTACCAGCTGAAGCTGTAACAAGTGCATTACATGCTATTCCAGATTGGATTACTGGTGGTTTAGCAGTAGCTGGTGGCTTTATCGTAGCAGTAGGTTATGCAATGGTTATTAACATGATGGCAACACCAAAATTATGGCCATTCTTCTTCTTAGGTTTTGCATTAGCAGCCGTATCAGAGTTGAACTTAATCGCTATGGGTATTATTGGTCTTGTCTTAGCTCTTGTGTATATCCAATTAGCACCAGAATTTAACGGCGGTGGTGGTAATGGTTCAGGCCCAAGTAAGGGTGACCCATTAGACGACATCTTGAATGACTATTAAAAAGGAGGACACAGACAATGACAGAATTAAACGTGGTAAAATTAACGAAAAAAGAACGTATCTCTGTATGGTGGAGAAGTCAGTTCTTACAAGCATCTTGGAACTATGAACGTATGCAAAACGTAGGTTGGGCATTTGCAATGATGCCTGCCATCAAAAAACTATATCACACAAAAGAAGATCGTGCGTTAGCGTTAAAACGTCACTTAGAGTTCTTTAATACCCATCCATATGTCGCTGCACCAATCATTGGAGTGACTTTAACACTTGAAGAAGAAAAAGCTGCGGGAGCACCGATTGATAATGCAGCCATTCAAGGGGTTAAAATTGGGATGATGGGTCCTTTAGCTGGTGTTGGTGACCCGATTTTCTGGGGAACTTTACGACCAGTAATCGGTGCCTTTGCTGCTTCTCTAGCATTACAAGGTAGTATTATTGGACCATTAGTTTTCTTCTTTGCATGGAACATTATTCGTATGTCATTCTTATGGTACACACAAGAGTTAGGTTACCGTCAAGGATCAAATATCACCCAAGATTTAAGTGGTGGTGTGATGCAAAAAATTACTCAAGGGGCATCAATTCTAGGGATGTTTATCATGGGGGTCTTGGTACCTCGTTGGACGACTATGAATTTCCCAATGGTGTTATCAAAAGTTGATGTGGATAAAAAATCATTGGTGGACTTCTCTGGCATGATTACTTCAGCGAATGAAGGCAAATTAAATGTCAATTCAATCCGTGAAGTTATCAACCAAATTAATAGTGGAGCAAATGTTAACCCACAAAAAGTTACGACACTAGGTGATATGTTTAACCAATTAATTCCTGGTTTAATGCCATTATTATTAACACTTGGTTGTATGTGGTTATTAAGAAAAAAAGTCAGCCCAATTACTATTATCTTCGGTTTATTTGTTATTGGTATTTTGGGATATGTTGTTGGTATCTTTGGTTAATAATGTCTCGAAAGAGATGGGCAGAACCTTCTGTTCATCTCTTTTTTTGTTATAATAGAAAAGAAATAGAAATGGAGGCAAGATGAATGGTTGAAAGTTTAAATCGGCAAGTCGAGATTGCTGTGAAGGCCAATGCATTTTTAAACCCTGTAAATCCAAAAGCAGGAATTATAGCCATTGGAGACAATGGGGTTGAATTTCGAGAAACTGATGGCGCTGGTTACGTCCAAATTCCTTGGAGCAACATCGTTCAAGTCCGTGCGCAAGTTTATTTTAAAGGAAAGTATATTCGAAGCTTTGATATTATAACGGATACTAATCAAAGTTTAAATTTTGTGACAACTGATGCGATAGATGCTCTAAAAGCCATGCGTCAACACCTATCAAAAGAACAAATGATTCAAGCGCCAGGTAATTTCAGACGGCTATTCAGTCGGCGAAAGAAATCGTAATGACTAAGTATACATGTTATCGTTTAGAAAGCTTTTCTCCTATTTTAAGAGAAGGGCTTTTTTTAGTAAATTATGCTATATTAATTGGGCAATAATCATTCGAATGATGGAGGGGAATTATTATGTTATTTACTAATTTGCAAAAAAATCAACATCGGCTAAATGCTCAGGAACATGATATTCTTAAGTATATTCGTGAAAATATTGATGGTATTAAAGATGATACGCTGAAAACTGTTGCGGCAGCTTTATATGTTTCGCCAAATACAATTGTTCGCTTATCAAAAAAATTAGAATTTAAGGGTTATTCAGAATTAAAAATGGCAGTAGTACTTGATAGAATGCAAAAACCTCTGTCTAGAAAACAGGATGGTTTAACGCTAAAAGAACAAATTGAACAAACAGACGCTTTGTTAAGTGATGAGATTGTAGAAAAAATTGTGACAATATTACATCATAGCCAACACGTATACTTTTTTGCATGTGGCCCATCTAAATATCCTTGTGAAGAAATGAAAGAAAAATTAAGGATTTGTGGTATTGAAGCATCGCTATACTATGAACCACATGTTATGAAACAACGGGCAAAACAATTGAAAAATGGAGATACTTTGGTTGTGGTAAGTTTAAGTGGAGAAACTAAGACACCTTTAGAAGCAATGAAAATTGCCAAGATTACAGAAGCAACAATTGTTTCATTGACTGGATTTTCACAAAATAGTATTTCAAAGTTAGCTGATTATTCTTTGTATACTTTTTATGAAGAGTTACGTCTGAATGAGATGGATGTTTCGTCACGGTTAGGTATTTATTATGTCTTAAATTACTTGTTTGATTCGCTAATTTAATTGTGTTCTCAAACACACGCGTGTGTTGAATAGCAGGTTGTGTGTTAAGAGTCTACTTAATCCCTAAGTGATTGTTTTAACCTTCTAAGTTGATAGAATAAAAGCATCAACTACTTAGGAGGAAATAGTATGAAGAAGAATAATATTGTCATTGTCGGTGGGGGATCAACTTGGTCACC containing:
- a CDS encoding sigma-54-dependent transcriptional regulator, with the translated sequence MKKRIDRVYELVKSHTDFLDADTLTAASGLTTQDVATALNIQRSNASKDLNALVKEGVLDKFDGRPVRYVCKSVFRHKPLTKHVESYLEKPREAKKRAIAQVDYPTEASDIFQRIVGANGSMRNPVEQAKASILYPPKGLNCLIVGPTGSGKTYFAHTMFQFAKQCQVVAENKEMVVFNCADYASNPELLMSHLFGHAKGAFTGASEEKDGLLTLANNSFLFLDEVHRLPPEGQEMIFYFMDTGQYARLGETTKQHQANVRIICATTEDPSSALLNTFVRRIPITIQLPNFVNRPEKEKVDLVRVMMSMEAKRIQRKIVLTDDVIKALVGSVGYGNVGQLKSNVQLVTARAFLNHMDQDELLVTVNELNESIKEGLAKLAHNRQNMAELAYYVPQKMIISPNESYETFETDAYELPYNLYDIIGDKAAVLKDEGFNQEAINHFISTDINVHLKSFYRNHGFSFDADSQLLEIMDETVIRTTKQIFEFSKQSLNYEFQTNFLYAMGLHISSFINRMQSGKYQITQDNESIEKMVLHYPDEREVAEEIKLIIEREHSVSVPRNEVNYLTVLLVSLKENKSDGRIGIVVAAHGVSTASSMVQVVKQLLNVTNLRSVDMPLDMQPKEAKEKIIKEVIAVNEGSGVLLLVDMGSLGTFSEDIENQTHIMVKTVDMVTTATVLEAARKASLIETDINQLHQSLINFHGYAKPKVSVIAETKLRDKKAIIAICASGQGTAQRMKDLLDDYLQASVATDITVFPISVLDINQQLSAIRQEYEVIAITGITQPNIDIPFIPMDVLFSPEGKNAIKHVVSQQCTETYPELNLSEAKAVCLEFMLKSFTFINPEKLIDPLWHVADLVTSGLKLVEKPAFYTNLCLHLAGSIERELRKDTLTATKEDISVMKRDNIYDTVVLALSYLRDTLKVEFCDSEVFYTYQIVKNF
- a CDS encoding PTS system mannose/fructose/N-acetylgalactosamine-transporter subunit IIB, encoding MSMDIRLVRIDDRLIHGQVATVWTKHTNVNRILVVSDEVAKDELRKLLLVQAAPLGVKVNVIPVYKLIELARDVRMLADNSKLMLLFTNPGDVRRVVDAGIFIETINVGGMSFQTGKRMITNAIAVDDNDINDFEYLGQKNIKIEIRKVVADNSIDLLNLLRKDKLIK
- a CDS encoding PTS mannose/fructose/sorbose transporter subunit IIC, with the protein product MSIIAVTFVVLIAFLAGVGGILDQFQFHQPIVACTLIGMATGNLAEGIMLGGQLQLIALGWMNIGAAVAPDAALASVAAAILVTMKGASVDEGIALAIPLAVAGQVLTIFVRSITVGLAHGADKKAEEGSIRGVETFHMIALFLQGIRIAIPAAIIVAVPAEAVTSALHAIPDWITGGLAVAGGFIVAVGYAMVINMMATPKLWPFFFLGFALAAVSELNLIAMGIIGLVLALVYIQLAPEFNGGGGNGSGPSKGDPLDDILNDY
- a CDS encoding PTS system mannose/fructose/sorbose family transporter subunit IID, with protein sequence MTELNVVKLTKKERISVWWRSQFLQASWNYERMQNVGWAFAMMPAIKKLYHTKEDRALALKRHLEFFNTHPYVAAPIIGVTLTLEEEKAAGAPIDNAAIQGVKIGMMGPLAGVGDPIFWGTLRPVIGAFAASLALQGSIIGPLVFFFAWNIIRMSFLWYTQELGYRQGSNITQDLSGGVMQKITQGASILGMFIMGVLVPRWTTMNFPMVLSKVDVDKKSLVDFSGMITSANEGKLNVNSIREVINQINSGANVNPQKVTTLGDMFNQLIPGLMPLLLTLGCMWLLRKKVSPITIIFGLFVIGILGYVVGIFG
- a CDS encoding DUF956 family protein, which produces MVESLNRQVEIAVKANAFLNPVNPKAGIIAIGDNGVEFRETDGAGYVQIPWSNIVQVRAQVYFKGKYIRSFDIITDTNQSLNFVTTDAIDALKAMRQHLSKEQMIQAPGNFRRLFSRRKKS